TGATATGGGAATTGCCTCATAAGAGTGTCTTCAGTAACAGTGCAGTATTTCTTATTTTTCTCACATACTGGTCTTGACAACCGGGGCCACTTTATCGGCATTTCCGAGGATAAACTGGACCATATTTTTGAAAAGTTCTCCCAGGCGGATTCGTCCTCGGTGCGCGAATACGGCGGCACTGGTCTGGGCCTGGCAGTTGCCGGACAACTGGCTTTACTCATGAAGGGCGATATCCGGGTCGCCAGCAAGCCTGGCCAGGGAAGTTCCTTTGCCTTTACAGTGACCCTGCCCAGCCTGGGAACAAAAGAGCGGGACTCCCGTCCGGATGGATCACGGACTCAGGAACCGCTTGCACCCGCCTTTGAAGCGGATTACAGTCACCAGTCCGGCTCGACCCTGGATCTGTCTCAGGCCGCTTCCCTGGCCCGGGAGACAGCTGATCTGGTGGACCTGGACCTGGACCTGGCCTGGGACAAGATGCAGCAGATTCTGACCCTGCCCTTGCCCCGGGATCTGCGGGCCCAAGCCCAAAAAGGGGCCGCCCTGCTGCAGACATTTGACACTGACCAGGTCAGACAGGAGCTGGAAGCTCTGATTTCCCGCATGAAAGCAGAATAACCAAAGTGCGTGTTCCGGAAGAAAGAGCCTTGAGTAACAGACAGGGAATTCTTATACTCGGATTTTCCTGTTCAAATTAGAAGGGTGAAGAATATGATCCCAAAGTTTCTGCTTCGTACTACCCAACTGCTCACAGTTCTCTGTTGGCTGGCCGGACTCATCTGCTCTCCGGCCCTGGCAGCCGAGCCCTCCCCCATCTCCTTGACTCCTGAAGAGCGGCAGTGGCTCGATGATCACCCGGACATCACCCTGGGCAGCACCCTGGACTTTCCCCCGGCGGTTATGAAGGACGCCCAGGGCAGGTTCACCGGGGTGCTGCCCGCGTATATGGACATGCTTAATCGCCTGCTGGATACAGATATTCAACTCAAGGTGGGACCCTGGCCGGATATCGTTCAGGAGGCCAATAACCGGACCATCGACGGGCTGGCCTCCAGCATGCGGCTTGAGTCCCG
This is a stretch of genomic DNA from Desulfurispira natronophila. It encodes these proteins:
- a CDS encoding ATP-binding protein translates to MQYFLFFSHTGLDNRGHFIGISEDKLDHIFEKFSQADSSSVREYGGTGLGLAVAGQLALLMKGDIRVASKPGQGSSFAFTVTLPSLGTKERDSRPDGSRTQEPLAPAFEADYSHQSGSTLDLSQAASLARETADLVDLDLDLAWDKMQQILTLPLPRDLRAQAQKGAALLQTFDTDQVRQELEALISRMKAE